The region GTAGAATAGTGCTTGTTTCTTCTGGAAAGAACACCAACGCATGATGCTTTTGGCATACGAAAAAAAAGAGAAGTTTGGCTTTCTTGTCAGGAATAGCAACAATCAGGTTTTGATAAGGTTGCTTTATTTAGTTGGGGCTGTGTTTAGAATATACTCCCAAAACAAGTGCATTCTTTATTTTCCTTGTAAAAGTTATCTGGTCTTgggtttaggagtagcctaagtatttaagATACTATTATCTTTCTGCACAGCTGTGATTACTAAACTGAACAATTAATCAGTTTCAGTATGTTAttaattactccctctgtcccaaaataaatgtAACTTAGTATTAACTTTAGTACGACTTTGtgctaaagttgagacacttatttttggacggagggagtacttagctaTTGACCGTTTTGTAAAAATCATCGCCAATCAATTATTACTTGAGTATTGGTGTTTTGTATTTCCAAATGTAGGTTTGTCCCACAAGATTATTTTTAAGATAATCGTTTTAGTTGAcataacagagtaacaccttataaTCAGTTTGGCCTTCTGGGGGTTTGTGACTAAAAATGACGAGTTCTACTTATAGCTTGATCTTATACCAACTTTGTTGTCTGCaattttttaggactaacataaTTTGGTTGATCTTGAAGGTGGTTTTGGAGCTTTTGGCAGTAATAACCAAGGGGCTACTGGTTTCTCATCATTTGGTGGGAGTGGCGCTGCAGGGCCTGGAAGACCCCCGGCGGATTTTTTGACGCAGATGAGAAAATAGTGCACTTTGTCTCCAGGCACCCCCAAGTTCCGTCCAGAAATGTTCAAACGGCTTTTGCTCTTGTATGTAAATCAAAAACCTTTTTTGACATGCTGGATGGCAACATTTGTGCGAAAGCTGATGTTGCTAAGATGAGCTCCAATATTCGCCTGTCCCGTATTCAGTATAGCACTACAGCATTTAGTCATCGTTTCCAAAAGACGAGTATTCGTGGCAACAACAATGTTTTAGGTGGGAAGAACATATTGTTGTGGTTCATGATGCATTCATCTACGCTGATGCCAGGTCTTGCCATTGCCGGGTACCTTGTCAGCAAAAGACATCTTGAGAGAGTGCAAAAGAGAATCGACCATATtttcctagaaagaaaaatgaCCAGTGTTTTTCGCCCCTGTTTATTTTTGCACACCATCAAAAGAGGAAACGGCTGCACTGTCCCTTTTTCTCTACGTGGCTCGGTTCACTGCTGACATCGGTTGCAAATTCACTATTCAACACCATATATTCCTTGTTGCTTTTACAGAACTGGTCTTTGAGGCTGCCAGGTGCTTACACAGGGATGAAAAACAAAAGCATACGATGCCAAGCACTTGTTAACAAGCAACGGCCTAAGGTATTCGCTTATCTTTGTGCAAATATAAGAAGGGGAAAAGCTACGGCTGGAAGGAGTTTGTTCCATGTCTTAAGGCGCCATACTATAGTTTCCTTATCTCTTTTGGCCCGTGAACCGATGCCGGAGGAATATATGCATGGTTTTAGTTCCTCCTTGTGATAACCGATTGGTCATATTTGTTGACAGCTTAATGCGGAAGGAATCCGGCAGGTGCTTGGAACAGAACATATGCACGCACGTACGCCTCACTCAATTACAGAGACGCCCACAGGTACAAGCATATCATGAGGAGGTGGACCCGTGGCTCATATCTCAGTATAATTAGGTGATGATCTGTTCCTGGTCGCAGTGGCAAGCCCTGCTGATCGATTCCCTCTAACAACTTAGAGCAGATTTAATCGATCcacgtagcagcagcagcagcagggaaGCATAATCCAATGGAACCCAATGAGGAAGGCGCCGGCTTTTAAAAGAAGAGAGAAAATACTGCTCCGCGGCATCACCCACCCCCTTTGCTTTTTGCATGGTCAAGCTTTCCCTGCAAGCCCCACCGCATCTAGTAGCCGCAGCCGCAACCAAAATAAAACCTCATGTGGTTTTGGCATGGGTAAAAATGCCAAAGCGGCATAAACCAACCagttcatcatcattagcattactACTTTGCATGCCACATGTAGAAGTACTAGAGCCAAACCAACCAACCAACAGTGAAGCTGCAGCGTCGGCTTCAAAGCTCACACACAGACAGCGTTCCTTTGAGAGGTGCCAAACTTGCCAGAGGAGACACCGCGCGCGGGGGAACTCAATGCTTATTCCGTTATTATTCCACATTCCTTGCCTTTGTGCGGACTCCTCACtcccgagaaggcatccaagaatggGCACCTCCGCTTTACCCCTCTTTTGCATGCTGCACTCATGCCCAAATTCCCCTTCTGGATGCCCCCCCCCCCGCAGTCAAAAGATCGATGGCTGGCCCCTCCTCAACCCCTGCGCTCCCCCGACTGATATTCCCCCTGTTCCTCGACACACACATGCAGTGAACCCGCGCGGGCGGCGACGCAGGTGATCATTGCAGATCGATCGCGCGCATGGAATGCCAGCCAACCAACCAATGCTGATCAACCACAGATGTTGCCGCGCGCCCTCTCGTTTCGGCACCCGGAAATGACGCCGGAATCGGTTCCGAGCACTCAAGGAATCTATCCAAAGAGGCCCGCAAGTTCTCATGCAACACAACAACGACTCGAGGAATCTAAGGGCAGAGAGAGGCCTGCAAGTTCTCACCCGGGCAGCGTGAAAGTCGCCATGGGAATGAGGTGCTCCCTCAAAAGGAAAAGATCGCGCTTCGCTTTCGGGCTTTCGCCGGCCCTTGTCAGGCCGGCGCCACGTAAACTTCGGCCAAAGCAGGCGCAAATGTATCATCTATGCATGCTCAGGCTCAGAGAGAGGGTTGTTAACTTGTTGTAGCTGCAAAGGAAGAAAGATCggccaggggaggggagagggggtcCCTCGGAAGGAATAAGGATCATATCTCTTTTCAGCTCCTGCCAAGATAGGGGGGTCGGGTCCTcacgctttgagtgttgagcttgcTCCAACGATTCGAGAttacctccctccctccctccctgcccCATCCATCGACCCATCTCTGCCCTTATAAGTCGAGACCCCGCGTTAGATCGCACGAGAGGTAGTTGGGTTCCATAGTCATAGGCCAAGGTTGTCTCACTTCCGGAAGGCCGTGGTCCGAGTCTTTCTTTGGTTACTAGAAATAGCGGAGCCGGTGGTAAAGCTGCAGCAGGGATCTTGTCTGTCGGCCGGCCGGCCAGGAATGTGCAGCATGCAGGCAGAGCAATATCAGTACATGACGGAACCCGAGCAGGTAAGGAGGAAGAGAAAACCTTTGGTCTGCTTGTTATGGCTTGTGTTCTTAGTTCTTACGTGAGATGTTTGATTGACGGCAGATGTATCACCAGCAACAGCAGCAGTTTCATGATCACAGGCAGCACATGTCCTCGAGGCCTAGCTTGTCCCCGGAGAAGAAGTTTTTCATGAAAGGCCAAGGaggggcaggaggaggaggaggaggagatgcggGGCTCATCCTGTCCACGGATGCGAAGCCCCGGCTCAAATGGACTCCTGAGCTGCACGAGCGTTTTGCGGATGCGGTGAAGAAGCTAGGAGGGCCTGACAGTAAGTAAATGATCGAAAAATTTATTTGTTTTTCGTGGCAGAAATGCATAGGTGAATCTCCTTCTGATGGCTACATTACTGATACTATCGCAGAAGCCACGCCGAAGGCAATCATGAGGGTCATGGGAATCCCGGGACTAACTCTGTACCATCTCAAGAGCCATCTCCAGGTAACACATATCTGGAGTTGTTAGTtgttactactagttactactagtTAGCTGTTGTTATCTAGCATGATGCATGTGTTTGTTTGAGCAAGAAACTTAGCTGATTAACTGTTTGTTTCCTCATAGAAATTCAGACTTAGCAAGAATCTCCAAGCGCAAGCTAATGCCGTCAATGCAAAACATGGTGAGTAAATCATATGGCTCTTATGCAAGTTATTTACTAATTAGCCAATAAACGATGTATTATTGACCTTGCTTTCAATTTTTATTTCCAGTTTATGGCTTCGGCACAGCGACAGATAAAGCATGTGAAGGGCATGGATCACCAGCTGATCACCTGAACCGAGAGACGAACACCAGCAGGTAAAGAAGTAATTTGGGTTTGCTACATATATATGCACTCGACTTgcatcctaattttttaaataaaaTTTGGCATATTTTGGTTAGGTCTATGCACATAAACGACGCTCTCCAAATGCAAATTGAGGTCCAGAGACGACTGCATGAGCAAATAGAGGTACGCTAATATAAACAGGACAATCTCAATCTCCTTCAGTAACCATGGAACCTACGGTTTATCACTGTCAGTAGTGCAGTAAGAATATATTACTATCTTCATTCAACATGATTAGTTTTTGTTATCCATGTTACCTGTAACTTTGTACCAACTTAATCTTGGAAGCAAATGGTAGTCTTGTGCTGTTATATATGCTGGTCTGAAATGCTGCCATATATCCAGGAGTGCTCATTTAATTTCGGTGTATTGAGCTGCACATTTTTCTTTCTCGTTGCTGTTTCTGAAACTGATAAACTAGCTACAATGTCTGAAGTTATTTTTCTCGAATACCAAGTCTGAAGTTATGAGTGAGACAGTGCATGATGGGTTGATCTTTGAAGGTACAAAGGCACCTGCAGATCCGGATCGAAGCCCAGGGGAAGTACCTGCACTCCGTGCTGGAGAAGGCGCAGGAGGCGCTCGGGAAGCAGCACGTCGTCGCCGACCTCGAAGCGGCAGAGCCCACGCAGCGGCTGCCGGAGCTAGCCTCGTCGGTGAGGCGAGGCCTGCTCCAGAACGACGGATCCGCCGATGGCAGCTGCCTGACCGCGTCCGAGGACATCCTCTCCATGGGCCTCTCCGCCGGTGCCACCCGGAGAGGCTGCGGCGCGCCGTTTGAAACTTCGGCGAGCGCGAGCCGCGAGGATGATGAGGAATGCTACCTGTTTCTCGGCAAGCCTGAGGGGCGGTGTGAGGTCAGGAGGGACGGGTGCAACGGTGGCGCGGCGTTCGGGACGGCCGCGGAGCTGGACCTTAGCATCGGCGTCGTCGCCGCGAGCAGCAGGCGGCGgccggacggcggcgagaggcttgacCTGAACGGATCAGGCTGGAACTGAGTGAGAGGAGCAAGTGAGATGCACGCATGCCATGCATGGCGGAACGTTCTTGCTCTGAACATGATCATGCAGAGTTTCAGAAGCAGGTGCATCCGTGCATGGAAAACCAGAACGGCAGGACAAGATTGACGTGGTGGCCTCCTGTAACGTCTCACAGTCTGTATGCTGCAGCTGTGATTCGGCGAAATAGTCATTTTTTTGTCACTATGGCTCTTGTGTCATGCTTGTGTATACCTTTTTTTTTTCCTATACAGCAAATGTAGGAGCTCCACCTCTTTACCAAGTAGGAAAAAAAAAGACCAGTTAATaagaaaaaataacaaaaaaaaactGATACAACAAGCTCAACTCGTCTAGCTAAATTAGACATGGAGCCTATACCCGTGTTGACAAGATGATGAAATGCGCTACAAAACACCGCCAATCAACCACAAAACAACATAGTACATCAGACCATGATGAAGAGAAACAACGTCTCTCAactataccaaaaatatcatcactGCATCGGGTACTAGACTAGATTCGGTATGACTTACAAAACGAGCACACGGTTCCCCAATTGACTTCAAAAAAAGTGCGCAAGATACCGCGAAAAGGAAGTACAAATGAAAGAAACTCTAGTTGTTGCCAACAACCAAGAAACCACTCCATCAAAATAATAACTCCACTAAGAAGACATCTTTTTTGTTTTTGGCAAACCTGAGCCCTCAAGGAGGGCTAAATTTTATTATTCAGCAACCAAGGCAATGTGCAGACAttaatttcccgcaaaaaaaaagtaaTTTCCCCCTCAAGGAAATAGATATCCTCCAAGGCCAATCTGAAATTACATTCAGAGACTTTGCTGCATAGGAAGTTGCATCTAGAAGAGGATCTACAACAGAAAGCTCTCTTAGAAAGAGAATGAGCTATAAGATATTTTTATGCGAGGAATGTGTTCAATTGTGCATTGAAATAGATTTGAAATAAGGTTGAAAAAAAATCTGCTAGCGTCGGTCTGATCTTCCAGTGACCTGGTTTCTGGATTAAATCTTTGGCTTTAGCTGCACTCACCAAGTTCCTGCAATCACATAGAAAAGAAACTTTGTTCCACTTCAGCGCCTTGACAACTGTAGCCGCGAGAAGTAATCCAAGAGCTTTTGCCTGCAAGACAGAATGAACGTTTGTGGTTGTAGTTTGAATGAACATTGAATGTCCTATTTGCTTACTCCGAAGGAAAATAACCAAGTGTTGTTTCATCGGCCGCCATCAGCGGGTTGTATGCTACATCAACATAGGCTAGAAAACTTGCATTTAGGATAGGCAAAATTGTACTTGGAGCGTTAGTGGAGTTGCCATCAAGTTGTTTATTTCATCGTCATTTTCCCCCATTAAACCCGCAATAAGCATAGCCTTTGTGGCATGGATGACTTGCATATTGCTCCATTTTTTCTTATTAAAGAGAATATCATTTCTTGATTTCCATATGTTCCATAGAATAGTGAAAATAGTTTCTAACTTAAGATCTAGGTGTTAGGCATTCAGGATCATTTGAATGATATCAACTACGTAAGAAAAGGTGTTCAACATATCAGTTCTTAAGCCATATATATACCAAACAGATCTTGAAAAATTAGGAAGAAGAGATGTAAATCAAATTCTATTTGACCGCATCTACAACATTCAATATGTTTAGAATATCTGGAAGCTCTTAAGCCTGATGCCACAACTCTCCTAACTAATCTCCAGGCAAAAGTTTTAActcttggagctatgtttttacaTTTCCAAATCTGGTTGATGATATAAGGTTCCTGATGCGAAGGAGAAgctttttgataacccacaagtataggagatcgcaacagttttcgacggtagagtatttaacccaaatttattgattcaacataaggggagccaaagaatatttgtaagtattagcagttgagttatcaattcaaccacacctagagattaaatatctgcagcaaagtgatcagtagcacagtaatatgatagtttaatAGTGATAGCAATCGTAATGGTAACAACAATAGTAGTACCAGTAGTTTTGTAACAAGtgtaacagcagcaacaacagtagtaacttagcaaagatcaatatgtgaaaagcccgtaggcattggatcggtgatttctttggatgatattcatcatataacagtcataacctagggcaacacagaactagctccagttcatcaatgcaatgtaggcatgtattccgtaagtagtcatacatgcttatggaaaagtgttggggaacgttgcatggaaaacaaaaaaaattctacgcacatgcaacatctatccatggatatgcatagcaacaagagggaagagtgtgtctatgtaccctcgtagaccgtaagcggaagcgtttagtaacgcggttgatgtagtcgaacttctttgcgaTCCAATTGATCAAGtaacgaacgtacgacacctccatgttcaacacatgttcagctcggtgacgtcctcaccttcttgatccagcaagacgacaaagtagtggatgagttccggcagcacgacgacatggtgacagtgatggtgaagctatctccgcagggctttgcctaagcactagaaAAATATGACAGAGGgacaaaactgtggagggggcactgcacacggctaagagattgtcgtggttctgtgtggcgccccctcccacatatatatgggTGGGGTGGGGGGGGATAGGGTAGGCTGCCAACTCTGGTgcagatcgtgctctggttgacctacgaggttcaatagtaacttgatctaaagtttcatgatcattatcattttcttcctctctagttggtgtaggcatcacggggatggttttctgtgatgtgctactttccaattcgagagaaggtacaattacctcatcaagttctactttcctcccactcacttctttcgatggACCTGGAACCTCTCTCCTGTACttttcccaagccctgcccgccggcaaggaaaatgaataaatgagttattaaatagttgatattaAGAAATGaagaactaaagaggccgacatatagttaataatgattgaaattacctgtcgactatcCCCTTCAAGATTGAGTAGTCACTTTGTTTTTTAAGtagttgaaaggacatgcggtgcccccatgtgtggttttggtaattgatgacattctctatggactaatggttgcattgagttatatttgaaggatttgtccacaagcttttcttgaagtccatgtgttggtttcaaggagtttatgagttaacCAAGGTACTATTAAGgagttatccaaagattggtcatgtgagtgttgagcttattgcaagcatgtcttgaagaacaagattgtgtgatcattcaagtTTACCTTcaggacatcatccaaatgaaaagagttggaaagattcaaggttgatcaagacaaagtcaagagtgaatcaagttgatcaactcacaaagtgtagaagatgtaccgagagggatcaagtgatcccatggtatggtaagcattgtccattgcactttgtgtactaattcatggtctatgtgagagttctttgtggggttaggttgcggtgtgcaagtttaa is a window of Triticum dicoccoides isolate Atlit2015 ecotype Zavitan chromosome 2B, WEW_v2.0, whole genome shotgun sequence DNA encoding:
- the LOC119362355 gene encoding myb-related protein 1-like → MCSMQAEQYQYMTEPEQMYHQQQQQFHDHRQHMSSRPSLSPEKKFFMKGQGGAGGGGGGDAGLILSTDAKPRLKWTPELHERFADAVKKLGGPDKATPKAIMRVMGIPGLTLYHLKSHLQKFRLSKNLQAQANAVNAKHVYGFGTATDKACEGHGSPADHLNRETNTSRSMHINDALQMQIEVQRRLHEQIEVQRHLQIRIEAQGKYLHSVLEKAQEALGKQHVVADLEAAEPTQRLPELASSVRRGLLQNDGSADGSCLTASEDILSMGLSAGATRRGCGAPFETSASASREDDEECYLFLGKPEGRCEVRRDGCNGGAAFGTAAELDLSIGVVAASSRRRPDGGERLDLNGSGWN